Part of the Longimicrobiaceae bacterium genome, CTATACTTGGGGCCGATTGAAACTCATTCTCAGCTCGTCCAGAAACCGCCGCCACGTTCGATGCTGAAGCGCCTCCTCGAGCTCGCACGACGCACCCCGGCCAGGGCCGACTCCGGCTGCGGCTCGTGCACGCTCTCCGCGTGCGCCACCGGCTGCCGCGCGGCGGTGCTCGGGATGGAGTGCGAGAGCGCCGAGGCGAGCCGGCTGCGCAGCCTGGGCCTCTTCGAGGGCGCCTGCGTGACGGTGGTGGACTCGCGGAACGGGATGCTCCTGGACGTGCGGGGCTCGCGCCTGGCGCTGGGCTCCGGGCTGGCATCCGCCATCCGGGTGCTGCCGCTGGGGTCCTGAGTTGGCGCGGAAGCTCGCGGAGCTGCGCCCCGGCGAGCGGGGACGCGTGACGGCGGTGGCAGGCGACGCGGACGCGGTCCGACGGCTGATGGACCTGGGGCTGATCCGCGGCACCACCCTCGAGGTGATCCGCACGGCACCGCTGGGCGACCCGATGGAAGTGAGGCTCCGGGGCTACATGCTGACCCTCCGGCGCGCCGAAGCAGAGCACATCACGGTGGAATAGATGGAAGTACTGGACGCCGGAAAGGTCCCGGCCCCTCCCGCACCCTCGCCCGCGCCCTCCGCGCACGGCGGGGGTGTGTCGCGTGTGGCGCTGATCGGCAACCCGAACACCGGGAAGAGCACCCTGTTCAACGCGCTGACCGGGATGCGGCAGCGCGTGGGGAACTACTCCGGGGTGACGGTGGAGCGCGTGGAGGGCCGCTACGCGGACGGCCCCGACCGGGTCGTCACGGTGATCGACCTGCCGGGGACGTACTCGCTCTCCGCGTCGTCGCCGGACGAGGAGATCGCGCTCGCCGTGCTCCTGGGCCGGGTGGAGGGCGTCCCCGCGCCGGACGCGGTGGTGGTCGTGCTGGACGCGCAGAACCTGGAGCGGAACCTGTTCCTCGCCAGCCAGGTGCTGGAGCTGGGGCTCCCCACCGTCGTGGCGCTGAACCAGGTGGACGCCGCCGAGGCCGCGGGGCTCCGCATCGACGCGGTGGAGCTGACGCTGCAGCTCGGCGCGCCGGTGGTCCCCACCGTGGCGACGCGGGGCCAGGGGCTGGACGTGCTGAAGCGCGCCGTCCGCGGCGCGCGCGGGCTCCCCCGCCCCGAGCGCCGCTTCGCGCTCCCCGGCGAGGCCGTGGAGGCGCTGGAGCCGGTCGAGGCGCGGCTCCGGGAGGCGGGCTTCACCCCCGGGGCGGCGGCGATGGAGTCGCTGCGCCTCCTGGCGGTGCCGCATGCGGAGGGTCACCTGGCGGGCGTGCCGGGGCTGGAGGAGGCGGTCGCGGAGGCCGAGGCGCGCCTGGAGGCGACCGGGATCCACGCGCGCAGCCTGGAGGCGGAGGCTCGCTACGGGTGGATCGCGGAGGTGGTGGACGCCGCCGTGCGCCGCGAGGGTGAGCGCGGCAGGACCGCCACCGACCGGATCGACGCCGTGGTGCTGCACCGCGTCTGGGGCCCGCTGATCTTCCTGGCGCTGATGGCGGTGGTGTTCCAGTCCGTCTTCTCCTGGGCGGAGCCGGTCATGGGGGCCATCGAGGGGGGCTTCGCCTCGCTCGGGGCGGCGGTGGGGGCGCTCCTCCCGGAGGGCGACCTGCGCAGCATGGTGGTGGACGGGGTCATCGCCGGGGTGGGGTCGGTGCTCGTCTTCCTCCCGCAGATCACCATCCTCTTCCTCTTCCTGGGATTCCTGGAGGACACGGGGTACATGGCGCGGGCGGCGTTCATCATGGACCGCTTCATGCGCGGCGTGGGGCTGCACGGGCGCAGCTTCATCCCCCTCCTTTCCGGCTACGCCTGCGCGGTGCCGGGAGTGATGTCCACGCGGACCATCGAGAACCGCGAGGACCGCCTGGCGACCATCATGGTGCTCCCGCTGATGAGCTGCTCGGCGCGGATCCCGGTCTACACGCTCCTGATCGGCACCTTCATCCCCTCCGTGGCCGTCGCCGGGATCTTCAACCTGCAGGGGATCACCCTGCTGGCGATGTACCTGCTGGGCACGGTGAGCGCGCTGGCGGTCGCGGCGATCTTCAAGCGCTCCCTGCTCCGCGGGCAGGTGCGCCCCATGATCATGGAGCTCCCGCCCTACCGCCTCCCCCGTCTGCGGGTGCTCCTCACCACCGTGTGGCACCGGGTGAGCATGTTCCTGCGGCGCGCGGGGACGGTGATCCTGGCCATCACCATCGTGCTGTGGGCGCTGGCGACCTACCCGAAGACGGAGCCCGCCCCCGGCCTCCCCGACGAGGTCGCGCAGGAGCAGCAGCTCGAGAACTCCGTGCTGGGGCGGATGGGGCGCGTGATCGAGCCCGCGGTGCAGCCGCTGGGGTACGACTGGAAGATCGGGGTGGCGATCCTCAGCTCGTTCGCGGCGCGCGAGGTGTTCGTCTCCAGCATGGGGACCATCTACGGCGTGGGGAGCGAGGCGGACGAGTCGTCCGTGGTCCTGCGGGACCGGCTCCTCGGGGAGCGCGACGCCGGCACGGGCGCGCTGGTGTACTCCCCGCTGGTGGCGGTGGGGCTCATGGTGTTCTACGTGTACGCGCTCATGTGCGCGAGCACGGTGGCGGTGGTGCACCGGGAGACCGGCGGGGGGCGGGAGGGCCTGAAATGGGCCTCTTTCCAGTTCGGCTACATGCTCGCGCTGGCCTACGGCGCCGCCTTCCTGGTGTACCGGGTGGGGCTCGCGCTCGGCCTGGGCGCCTGAACGGAGGCGGCGATGGACGCGCAGATCCTGCAGACGCTCGTGGTGGCCGGCAGCCTCGCCGGCGCCGCCCTGTACCTGGGCCGCCGCGCCCTCGCGGCGGTGGGAGTGGGCAAGAAGGAGAAGAAGGGCGGCTGCGGAGGTGGGTGCGGCTGCTCGCACGGGTAGCCGTTCTCCTGCCGCGGCATTGACGCCGCGCCCGCCAGCGCTAGATTTCAGGCGCCGGTCCGCCCTTCCAGACTGCGCGGGCCTCTGCCGCTCCCGCCGTATCCGCCTCCCGTCGTATCCGAAAATCGAACCGCAGCGAACATGAGACACGTCTATGCCCTCGTGGCCGGGCTCGCCCTGGCCCTTCCCGGCGCCCTCGCCGCACAGCAGCAGCCGGCGCCCCTCCTCGCGCCCGGAGCCCGGGTCCGCATCGTCGCGCCCGTGCTTTCGGCCGACAAGATCAGCGGCACGGTGGTGTCCGCGGACTCCGGCTGGGTGCACCTCCGGTCCACCGATCCGGCGTCGGAGCGGTGGATGCGCCTCTCCCTCGTGG contains:
- a CDS encoding FeoA family protein, whose product is MARKLAELRPGERGRVTAVAGDADAVRRLMDLGLIRGTTLEVIRTAPLGDPMEVRLRGYMLTLRRAEAEHITVE
- the feoB gene encoding ferrous iron transport protein B — translated: MEVLDAGKVPAPPAPSPAPSAHGGGVSRVALIGNPNTGKSTLFNALTGMRQRVGNYSGVTVERVEGRYADGPDRVVTVIDLPGTYSLSASSPDEEIALAVLLGRVEGVPAPDAVVVVLDAQNLERNLFLASQVLELGLPTVVALNQVDAAEAAGLRIDAVELTLQLGAPVVPTVATRGQGLDVLKRAVRGARGLPRPERRFALPGEAVEALEPVEARLREAGFTPGAAAMESLRLLAVPHAEGHLAGVPGLEEAVAEAEARLEATGIHARSLEAEARYGWIAEVVDAAVRREGERGRTATDRIDAVVLHRVWGPLIFLALMAVVFQSVFSWAEPVMGAIEGGFASLGAAVGALLPEGDLRSMVVDGVIAGVGSVLVFLPQITILFLFLGFLEDTGYMARAAFIMDRFMRGVGLHGRSFIPLLSGYACAVPGVMSTRTIENREDRLATIMVLPLMSCSARIPVYTLLIGTFIPSVAVAGIFNLQGITLLAMYLLGTVSALAVAAIFKRSLLRGQVRPMIMELPPYRLPRLRVLLTTVWHRVSMFLRRAGTVILAITIVLWALATYPKTEPAPGLPDEVAQEQQLENSVLGRMGRVIEPAVQPLGYDWKIGVAILSSFAAREVFVSSMGTIYGVGSEADESSVVLRDRLLGERDAGTGALVYSPLVAVGLMVFYVYALMCASTVAVVHRETGGGREGLKWASFQFGYMLALAYGAAFLVYRVGLALGLGA
- a CDS encoding FeoA family protein; amino-acid sequence: MLKRLLELARRTPARADSGCGSCTLSACATGCRAAVLGMECESAEASRLRSLGLFEGACVTVVDSRNGMLLDVRGSRLALGSGLASAIRVLPLGS